From a region of the Hippopotamus amphibius kiboko isolate mHipAmp2 chromosome 3, mHipAmp2.hap2, whole genome shotgun sequence genome:
- the LOC130848637 gene encoding olfactory receptor 5D13-like: protein MASPTLLAGVASLLPKQNLLSGFRHIFYSLTYFKFWFLLLSFTFIFLYRNHENHSGGVTFILIGFSEYPELQLPLFLGFLTIYSVTVLGNLGMVLIIKVSPRLHTPMYFFLSHLSFVDFCFSTVVTTKLLENLVVEDRTISFPGCIMHFFFVCIFVVTEAFLLAVMAYDHLMAVWKPLLYTILMSQKFCSLLVCATYSWSIACALIYTYFVLTLSFCATNFINNFVCEHAAIAAVSCSDPYISQEMILVSATFNEVSSLMIILTSYAFIFTTVMRMPSTGGHHKAFSTCASCLTAITIFHGSILFLYCVPNSESSWLMVKLASVFYTVVIPILNPLIYSLRNKDVKESVKKLSNINFFCDKM, encoded by the coding sequence GCTTTCGACACATTTTCTATTCTCTGACCTATTTCAAATTTTGGTTCTTACTCCTATCGTTCACATTCATATTTCTCTACAGGAACCATGAAAATCATAGTGGTGGAGTCACCTTCATTCTCATAGGCTTCTCAGAATATCCGGAGCTCCAGCTGCCCCTCTTCCTGGGGTTCCTGACCATCTATTCGGTCACTGTGCTGGGGAACCTGGGCATGGTCCTGATTATCAAGGTCAGCCCCagactccacacccccatgtacttcttcctcagccacTTGTCCTTTGTTGATTTCTGTTTCTCAACGGTAGTGACAACCAAACTCCTAGAAAACTTAGTTGTGGAAGACAGAACCATCTCCTTCCCAGGATGCATCATGCATTTCTTCTTTGTCTGCATATTTGTGGTGACAGAAGCATTCCTGTTggcagtgatggcctatgaccactTGATGGCAGTTTGGAAGCCTCTCCTCTACACAATTTTAATGTCCCAGAAGTTCTGTTCCTTGTTGGTGTGTGCAACATACTCTTGGAGCATAGCCTGCGCCTTAATATACACATACTTTGTGTTGACCTTATCTTTTTGTGCAactaattttataaataactttGTCTGTGAGCATGCTGCCATTGCTGCTGTCTCCTGCTCTGACCCCTACATCAGCCAGGAGATGATTTTGGTTTCTGCCACATTCAATGAAGTAAGCAGCCTGATGATCATTCTTACTTCCTATGCTTTCATTTTCACCACTGTCATGAGGATGCCTTCCACTGGGGGGCACcacaaagccttctccacctgtgcctcCTGCCTGACTGCCATTACCATCTTCCATGGGAGCATCCTTTTCCTCTACTGTGTTCCTAACTCCGAAAGTTCATGGCTCATGGTCAAGTTGGCCTCTGTCTTCTACACAGTGGTCATCCCTATACTGAACCCACTGATCTATAGCCTCAGAAACAAAGATGTGAAAGAGTCAGTGAAGAAATTaagcaatattaattttttctgtgATAAAATGTAA